CACCGGAATCATTTTTGATTTTCAAGGAAGAACTGGAAAAAGCCAGACTGGAAAAAGAAAGGCTAAAAAAAGAATATGAAGCCAAACTGGCTGAAATGAACAAAGAATTGGCAAGGTTGAAAGAACAAATTCAGTCCCAACAGGAACTGATAAAGACAACCTTGGATTATGCTATCCGTCTTGAAGAAAACCTGGGTAACTTCAAAGAAGAAGTGAGCAAAGGGAAAAACCTTAAAAACCGATCATTTCATTGATGCAAAGAAAATTCCGTTATGAATACCACTACCCATATCATTGAAGAAAACAACTTCGAACTGATGTTCGAAATGAGGTATGCCAGAGTATATGCCAATCCAGAAAAAGGAATGCTGATATGTGAGCTCTTGGCTGATTATGTGCCTATTGAAGATTTTAAAGATATATTTAACCATATTGCAAGCATTGCTGAAGCTGGTAAATTTGAAAAATTCATCTTTGACAAAAGGGCCTTGAGGGCGTTCCACCAGCCCAGCATGGAATGGTATTTTTTGAATTGGAAAAATAAAATGCTTGAATTAGGTATCACCAAACATAGAAAGATACTGCCAGAGGAAAAATGGTTTGAAAAAATGGTGATGATAGCCAAAGACCAAATTATTCAGAATAACCCCGACAATATTATTCACCTTCTGGATATCAAGTATTGTAATTCCATAGAAGAGGCGATATTGATATGATGAAGCATTTTGATAAAGCAGGCATTTTAGGAGCAGATGCATCTTTTAGAAGAGACCTTATCAACTCTCTTGCCGGTTATAAAAGTCTGAACCTGATCGGAACAAAAAGTAAATCAGGGATTACCAATCTTTCCCCTTTTTCCCAGGTATTTCATATTGGAGCTACACCACCTTTGGTAGGAGTATTGTTTAGGCCAAATACTGTTGAAAGACATACCTTGGAAAATATACTTGAGACCGGGTATTTCACCCTCAACCATGTCACAGAGGCTTTTTATAAACAGGCCCATCAAACTGCAGCCAGATACCAAGAATCTGAATTTAATGCGGTAGGACTAGAAGAAGAATATCTGTCAGGTTTTTATGCTCCTTTTGTTAAATTAAGCCCTGTAAAAGTAGCCTGTTCCCTTCAGGAACAACAGACCCTTCAGGTCAATGGTACGGTTTTGGTCATAGGTGCCATTGAACATGTTTATGTGGAGGAATCCGGACTAAGGGAAGATGGTTCTCTGGATCTCAATCAGCTTGGAACAGTAACGGTTTCAGGATTGGATGAGTATCATTTAGGTAAGAAACTGGCAAGATTAAGTTATCCCAAACCCGGTAAAGACTTACAGGAGATATAGATTTCAAAAATTTTTATGAGCGAATCCAGGTTGATCGAATTGACCCCCTATGGGCTGTATTGTCCTATGGCGGGTATTTTTATAGATCCATGGAGACCTGTTGACAAAGCGGTAATTACTCATGCCCACTCAGACCATGCCAGATGGGGAATGAAATCTTATCTAGCACATAAGCATTCTCAAGAAGTCATGAAACTGAGATTGGGAAATGATATTTCCCTTCAAACTGTAAGCTATGATGAAGCAGTAAATATCAATGGGGTAAGGGTTTCACTTCATCCTGCAGGACATATTCCGGGATCTTCTCAGGTCAGGCTGGAATATCAGGGTAAAATAGCAGTGGTGAGTGGCGATTATAAATTAGAGAATGATGGCTTATCTGAGCCATTTGAGCCTGTTCGCTGCCATGAATTTGTTTCTGAGTGTACTTTTGGTTTGCCTATTTACAAATGGCAATCCCAGTCTGAAGTCTTTGAGAAAATCAATCAATGGTGGAAAACGAATGCTGAAAATAACCGAAACTCTATAATTTTTGCCTATTCTTTGGGTAAAGCACAGAGGATTATCAATCATTTAGAAACCAGTATTGGAGAGGTGTTTGCCCATGGGGCCATCTGGAACACCAATCAGGCGCTTTTGGCAAATGGAGTGAAAGTGCTGGATGTCCAGAAAGTAGCCGGAGAAATTCCGAAATCCAGGTTCAAAGGTGCTTTGATCATTGCCCCACCTTCAGCCATGGGAACACCTTGGTTGAAGAAATTTGCCCCATTCAGGACAGCTATTTGTTCAGGCTGGATGAACATCAGAGGTGCCCGAAGAAGGAGAGCTGCAGATACAGGGTTTGTATTGTCCGATCATGCGGATTGGGAAGGGCTCATTGCAGCCATTCAAGCCACGGCAGCTGAGAAAGTTTATCTTACGCACGGAAATACAGCGGTTTTTGGAAGGTACTTGGAAGAAGTGGAAAAAATTAAAGCAGTGAAACTTGAGACACTTTTTCAAGGTGAAAACAGTAACCTTGATGATGATTGATGGTTTTTTCGTAATTTGACCAGGTTATGAAAAATTTCCTCTTCCTGATTCTCTTCTTGGTCTTATTTCAATGCTGCCAGTCTCCTGAGAAAAAAGAGCAGTATATCGTACATACAGTCGCTGGGGAAATTGATCCTCAAGATTTGGGATTGACCTTGGTTCACGAGCATGTTTTGGTGGACTTTATAGGTGCAGATTCTACGGGTTTTCATAGATGGGATAAAGAGGAAGTGGTTTCATTTTTACTTCCCCATATACGTGAGGCTCAGGACTTGGGGGTTAAGACAATCATCGAATGTACCCCTTCTTTTTTGGGAAAAGATCCTGAATTGTTACGAATGCTTTCCGAAAAGACCGGAATGCAGTTTTTGACCAATGTGGGGTATTATGGAGCAGTATCTGGTAAATACCTGCCTGAACATGCCTATCAAGAGTCTGCTGAAGAACTTGCCAAGAGATGGATTTCAGAAGCCCAGGAAGGAATTGAAGACACAGGAGTAAAGCCGGGTTTTATCAAAATTTCTGTCAATGAGGACGCTGTTCTTTCTGATATCGATGCCAAGTTGGTCAAGGCTGCGGCACTGACTCATTTAGAGACCGGCTTATTGATCGTTTCCCATACCGGTCCTTGGGAAACTGCCAAAGCCCAGATGGATGTTCTGAAATCCATGAATGTGCCCTTGAAGAATTTTGTTTGGGTCCATGCCCAAAATGAAAAAGATTTTGAGAATTACCGGGTTGCTCATAAGGAAGGTGTCTGGATCAGCTTGGATGGTGTGGTTTGGGATGTAAGAGGACACTTGGAGAGATTACTGTTTTTGAAGGAAAAGGTCGGATTGGAAAGGGTTTTGATTTCCCATGATGCAGGATGGTTTGAGCCCGGGCTTGCAGACCAGAAAAACTTTAAAGGTTATACCAGCATTTTTGATGAACTCATACCCCTTCTTTATGAAAATGGCTTTTCCAGGGCAGATATTGATCTGCTTCTGACTGAAAATCCAAAGAAGGCCTTTGCTATAAGGGATAAGTGAATTTTATAAAAAAAAGAAGCAAAATAATCTTCTGAAATTATTGTAAAATCTTTTCTCATTTTCTTGAGCCTGTGTACCTTTGCGCATGGCAGAACAAATACTCATCCTCGATTTTGGTTCCCAATATACACAGCTCATCGCCAGAAGGGTTAGGGAACTCAATGTTTATTGCGAAATCCACCCATTTAACAAGATTCCAGAAATCACTTCTAACATAAAAGGGGTCATTCTATCCGGCAGTCCTTGTTCCGTAAGGGATGAAGGTGCTCCTGATATTGATTTGGACAGCCTGAGAGGAAAGCTTCCCATATTGGGGGTTTGCTATGGCGCCCAATTGCTTGCCCATAAATATGGAGGAGAGGTACTGCCTTCCCAAATCAGGGAATATGGCAGGGCTAATCTGGACCACATTGATCTGCATTATGATTTGTTGAAAGAAATGACCCATGGTTCCCAGGTCTGGATGTCCCATGGAGATACCATCAAAGTACTTCCGGAAGGCTTTGATGTGATTGCCAGCACCGCTTCTGTGGAAGTGGCAGCTTTTAAAGTTCAAGGTGAAGAAACTTATGGGATTCAGTTTCACCCGGAAGTTACCCATTCTCTTGAAGGCAAGAATTTGTTGCGAAATTTTGTGGTTCAAATCTGTGGATGTGCCCAGGATTGGACTTCTGATACTTTTATTGATGCTACGATTGCTGAACTCAAAGAAAAATTGGGGAATGATAAAGTAGTCATGGGCCTATCGGGCGGTGTGGATTCTTCGGTGGCAGCTACATTGATCCATAGGGCTATCGGAGACAATCTTACCTGTGTGTTTGTGGACAATGGGCTTTTGAGGAAAAATGAATTCGAAGAAGTATTAGAGTCCT
This Cecembia calidifontis DNA region includes the following protein-coding sequences:
- a CDS encoding phosphotriesterase family protein, whose amino-acid sequence is MKNFLFLILFLVLFQCCQSPEKKEQYIVHTVAGEIDPQDLGLTLVHEHVLVDFIGADSTGFHRWDKEEVVSFLLPHIREAQDLGVKTIIECTPSFLGKDPELLRMLSEKTGMQFLTNVGYYGAVSGKYLPEHAYQESAEELAKRWISEAQEGIEDTGVKPGFIKISVNEDAVLSDIDAKLVKAAALTHLETGLLIVSHTGPWETAKAQMDVLKSMNVPLKNFVWVHAQNEKDFENYRVAHKEGVWISLDGVVWDVRGHLERLLFLKEKVGLERVLISHDAGWFEPGLADQKNFKGYTSIFDELIPLLYENGFSRADIDLLLTENPKKAFAIRDK
- the guaA gene encoding glutamine-hydrolyzing GMP synthase, translating into MAEQILILDFGSQYTQLIARRVRELNVYCEIHPFNKIPEITSNIKGVILSGSPCSVRDEGAPDIDLDSLRGKLPILGVCYGAQLLAHKYGGEVLPSQIREYGRANLDHIDLHYDLLKEMTHGSQVWMSHGDTIKVLPEGFDVIASTASVEVAAFKVQGEETYGIQFHPEVTHSLEGKNLLRNFVVQICGCAQDWTSDTFIDATIAELKEKLGNDKVVMGLSGGVDSSVAATLIHRAIGDNLTCVFVDNGLLRKNEFEEVLESYKNMGLNVIGVDAKERFYEALAGLTDPEAKRKAIGRVFIEVFDDEAHKIEGVKWLGQGTIYPDVIESVSVKGPSATIKSHHNVGGLPDFMKLSVVEPLNTLFKDEVREVGRALEIPETIIGRHPFPGPGLAIRILGDITAEKVKTLQEVDHIFIKGLKDFGLYDQVWQAGAILLPIQSVGVMGDERTYERVVALRAVGSVDGMTADWIHLPYEFLGKMSNEIINRVKGVNRVVYDISSKPPATIEWE
- a CDS encoding flavin reductase family protein, with the translated sequence MMKHFDKAGILGADASFRRDLINSLAGYKSLNLIGTKSKSGITNLSPFSQVFHIGATPPLVGVLFRPNTVERHTLENILETGYFTLNHVTEAFYKQAHQTAARYQESEFNAVGLEEEYLSGFYAPFVKLSPVKVACSLQEQQTLQVNGTVLVIGAIEHVYVEESGLREDGSLDLNQLGTVTVSGLDEYHLGKKLARLSYPKPGKDLQEI
- a CDS encoding ligase-associated DNA damage response exonuclease, with translation MSESRLIELTPYGLYCPMAGIFIDPWRPVDKAVITHAHSDHARWGMKSYLAHKHSQEVMKLRLGNDISLQTVSYDEAVNINGVRVSLHPAGHIPGSSQVRLEYQGKIAVVSGDYKLENDGLSEPFEPVRCHEFVSECTFGLPIYKWQSQSEVFEKINQWWKTNAENNRNSIIFAYSLGKAQRIINHLETSIGEVFAHGAIWNTNQALLANGVKVLDVQKVAGEIPKSRFKGALIIAPPSAMGTPWLKKFAPFRTAICSGWMNIRGARRRRAADTGFVLSDHADWEGLIAAIQATAAEKVYLTHGNTAVFGRYLEEVEKIKAVKLETLFQGENSNLDDD